CAGGATTGAGAGCCAAATGAAGGGGCTTCTCGATTTTTTTAGTCCATGCAAACCAATTAAATCTTCGAACCTTGTAGGGACAGTTGTTGGAACAATATCTAGTTCCCACACAGCGGTTATAAACCATTTCATTTAAACCCTCTGAAGAGTGAACCGTTGCCAACACGGGGCAAACAGTTTCACAAGGGGCATTATCACAGTGCTGACACATGACTGGCTGGAACACCACCTCAGCATTTTCAGGAGTGCCTGTAAAATACCGATCGATACGGATCCAGTGCATTTCACGACCTTCAATCACGTATTTTTTTCCAACAACAGGAATATTATTTTCCGACTGACAAGCCACCATGCAGGCTGAGCAGCCTGTACAAGAATTCAAATCTATTGCCATTCCCCACTTGTGTCCATTGTACTGATGCCCTGACCAAATGGACCAAATGGGGTGTTTATGAATTAAATGAGACTTTTTTTCTTGATATTCTTTAAGCGTCGCCTCGACAACTATCTGTCGGCCTTCCATAGAATGATGGGTTTGAGTTTGCGCAAGAACATACTTTTTATTCGTTACTTTCGCTTCAACTCTAGAGCCTGTTAATAAAATAGCATTCTTTTCAAATTTTGCTAATTGATAAGTATTTTTTCCAACATGATTAGTGACTTCTCCACCATGAGTTCGTCCATAACCTATGGCCACAGCAAGCACCTCATCGTGAAGTCCTGGTTGAATATGAAGTGGCAACTCCATCTTTTCACCTTGAACATTTAATTCCAGGATTTGACCTTCTTTGGCATTTAATTTTATGGCTGTCGCAAGGGACACCGACACATAGTTATCCCATACAATTTTAGTGATGGGATCCGGGAGCTCATGCAACCAAGAAATGTTGGAATTCAACCCATCCCCAATCTGAACTGTTGGGTAAAAAACCATTTCATAAGAAGCAGAGCTTGATTCAACCGAAGATGCCTGCAGACTTGATTTTTGAACTAAAGACAAAGCCTCTAATTCAAAACTTCTGGAAGAGCTTTTTCCTTCAATCTCTCCAAGGCTCCCCTTTTGAAGTGCTTCTTCCCAGAATCCTTGAAAAGTTTTTCCCTTGCCCAAAACAGGATAGAGCTCGGTCTTCCAAAAATTTCTTAAATAATCATAGAACGTTTCAAATTCTTGAATTCTCTTTGGCCCTTGCTTGGCTTGAAAGGCCCAGTTCATTAAGGTTAATTGAAAGGACTGAGTGTCATACATAGGGCGAAGAGTGGGTTGCTGAATCGAATACAATCCACTCACCGCCTCAAAATCTCCCCAGGTTTCCAAGGCATGGTTTTCCGGCAGAACGATTTGGGAATGCTGAGCCATCTCATCCATTTTATCGCCGATATAAACCACTAATCCCACATTTTTCAGCGCCGATATAAATTCAGACTTTTCAGACAAAGCAAACGCGGGGTTAGATCGATGAATAATCATCGTTTTTACTTTTTTAGCTTTCATCTCTTGGATCAAATCCAACATTTCTGTGTAGGAAGACTGGGTCGTCAAAACAGCAGGTTTAGATAAAATAGTTTTTCCCTCATTTTCCAATAGGGAATTTAAAAAATTAACAGCTACTTGCAATTCCAAGGATTGCCTGGAGTGGGCTGAAATTCCTCCGGCAACAACTAAACTTTCACCCTTGTTATCCCAAAGATCCTTAGCAATCTCTTTAATTAACGCTGGCTCTACAGCCAATCCCTGGGTCAGAGAACCCGAAGAAGAACCCTCAGAGGAACTAAATTGAGAAATCCAATTCTTAACCTTTGCATTTCCTGCAGCATTTCCTGCATAGAATGACTTTTCTTGAACCACGAGGATTTCATGAATCAACGCCACCACTACCTGCAGCTGCTGGGACGGCTTGATGCGAATACGGATATCACTGTTGGCTCCTGTTAGTGAATAATTGGAATCAAAAGTGACCAATCTGGACATTTTAGCAAGGTCTTTTCTTGTTTTAGAAAATTGCTTTGTAAATACAGTTGGCATCAACCAAGTCCCAAGGAAATCGGCGTCCACAGACACTATCATTTTTGCCTTATCAAAACGATAAAAGGGAACAAGCGAAGACTTATAACACTTCGCTTGGCCAAGCTTTATATCCTCATAACTTAAGGGTTCCCAAGATACATGCTTTACCTTGAAAGCTTCAGAAAAATCCTTTATGAGAGCTTTTGTTGAAGGTGAGGCTTCGTTCCCAGTTAGCAAAACCACTTCACCTTTTTTTAATTCAGAGACAATAGCCTTATCTGCGTCTTCCCACTTTATCGAAATGGTGTCCTTATTTGTTCTACTCTCATTAAATAAATTCTTTTTAGGCGAAGTTAATCTATCTGGATCATACAAGGACAAAATACTTGCCTGAGCCCGAACAGAAGTCCCACCTTCATTCAGAGGATAAGAACTCAAACCCTCTAATTTTATAGGACGCCCTTCTCTGGTTTTAACTAAAACCCCCAATACTTCCTGACCATCGTAATAGGCAGAGGTATAGTAATTGGGAACACCCAGGGTTATTTCTTCAGGTTGTTTGCTATAAGGAATAATCTTTTGCACGGGCCGTCGCACGCAACTTGCAGCACTTAATGCCAATGAGGCGCCCATGAGTTTCAAAAATTCACGACGTGCCCAGGGCTCTTCTTTATCTTCTCGCAAGGGTGAGGATAAAAATTCTGTCTCTGCTAACTTTTTCATTTCAGGATCTTGATAATAATTTTCTAAACTGAGCCAATAATTATTATCGGTCTCAATCACAGGCTTCTTAGAATTTTTCGCAGTTTCTTCAATATGATTTTCAGACATAATCTTATTTCCTTAATCTTCTTAATGATGGCAAGTGGTACAATTAAGTGAGGCTTTATTCTCTGGCTGGCGATGACAATTCACACACCAACCCATTGACAGATCAGCATGCTGAGCCACACGACTCATGGTTTCGATAGGTCCATGGCAGGTTTGACAGTTCACACCCTTGCTTAAGTGTGCCGAGTGATTAAACTGAACATGATCGGGAAGCATGTGAACTTTCACCCACTCGATGGATTTTCCATTATCATAGGCATCACGCAATTTTTGAATAAAAGGAGAATCTGTCTTCACCTGTAAATGACAATTCATGCAGGTCTGCAAACTAGGAATATTGGCGTGCTTAGAACGCTCGACTTGATTGTGACAATATTGACATTGCATGCCATGTTTTCCCACATGAAGTTCATGGGAAAAAGGGATGGGCTGCTCTGGGGAATACCCTTTATTGTATCCAAGACTTGGCTGGAACTTACAACCTGATAAGGTCAAAATAAAGATCACAGAAGTACAAATAAAAAGAATCAAAGGTTTCTTCCAACCCTTGATGGCTCTAGGAAATACAGCTTTTTTTGAAAACATGAAAAACCCTATAACTTTGTTAATAGTTTAAGTACAGTTTTAAGATCAACTTCGGTTTTAGTTTGAGACCTGCGACCAAGGTTAAATCAAAATTTTTATTATCGTTTAATTTAAAATCCGAAACTTAAAAATTTGCAAGATTCTTTTTACAAACCAACTAAAAATAAGTCCTTGCTTCCTAACTGCCCATAGAGCGAGCAGTTATTCTGAAGCCAAGAAAAATATTTCCTTAAAAAAGAAATATTTTTTTCTATTTATAAAAATGAATTCACCTCAGAGAGGCGATTAAATTGGCTTTAAGAAAGTCAGTTTATCTCAGATTTACCTCTGACAAGCGTCTCATCTTTTAGCGATCTCATAATGAGCCAAGCCCTTGGTCTCAAGTTCCTCCCAAAGATACTGGGTAATTTGTGATGAAAATCTCAAAAAGGGATCCTATTATTGATACGAAAACTTCAAAGGTTTGAAAAATTTGTACTCACCAATTATACTAAGAAAATCTTTTTATGCTGTAACTTTTATGGAAACATTTTGATTAAGTTTTTGTTTACTATCGCCGACAGATCTATTGACAGGAGAAATAAGCATGAATCCACGAGTTGTCCTTATTGGAAAAATATTTTTAGCCTTTTTATTTATGTTATTTTTACCTTTGGGGTTTCAGAACTGCTCCTCCTCCTTTACTACCTCCCAGCAGGATCCATCACCTATTCCTGTTCCGGGACCTACAGCGAGTCCCACCGCTCAAAATGAAGTTGCTGCCCCACCAAAGACATTTAATATTAACGAAACTGTTCTTAAACTCAAATCTCAGCCGGATTTGGCTACGAATACTTCTGACGCTTTCTTTGAACTTACCGTGAGTGAAGAAAGGCAAGAAATTGTGAATGAGTTATTGTATAAACTTGATGATGGTAAATGGTCCTCAACAACAGAATCTTTACAATTAAATGACCTTCCCCATGGTAATCATCAAGTTCAATTTAAAGCAATTTCCAAAAGTGGCACCGAATCTTCGGTTCTCATTTATCAATGGATGGTAGACTTAAAGAAGCCAAAAATTGCGTTTAGTTTGACACCGCAATCTATCGCTGGTCGTAACAAAGTAAAATTTCTTTACGTCATTCAAGAGGAACTAAGCGGCATTCATCAAGTGTCTTGTCTACTTAATGAAACTGCCCTGCCTAATTGTGGTCAGGATGGCGAGATTATTTTGTCTGGTTTGAGTCCTGGGGTACAGACTTTTAAGGTCAATGTTTCTGACAAAGCCGGTAATACGTCGGACCTGGCTCAGTTTTCATTCACAGTAAATCTGCAAGCACCTTGGATAGAACTCACACAGCATCCCGAAGGATTTTCAAATGCTGCGAATGCTATTTTTAGTTTTAGCTCGACCTCTATAGGCAATGCTATAACTTCCTTTGAGTGCAAGTTAGATTCCGCCGAATTTCAAACTTGCGTAAGTCCGGTCAGCATCAATATTCCTTCACAGGGCAGCCATCTCTTCTCTGTAAGAGGTGTTACCGATGATGGTTTCGCTTCTGAACCGCTAAACTACCAGTGGATTTTTGATGCAACTGCCCCTACCCTTGTCATTGATACCAAAGACTCATTGCTTCAGCAGCTGAGTTTTCAATTTAATGGATCAGATGTAAATGGAAGTGGGATCAAAAGCTATGAATGTGGATCAGCTTCAGAGGGCCCATTTTCTCCCTGCACCAGTCCCTTTGATGGGACTACATTATTTTCTAACCTTCACCCAGGTGAAAATAGATTTTTTGTAAAAGCAATAGATAATGCAGGAAATGTTTCAGAAAAAGTAAGCCACCCATTCTTTCTTCAGGAAAAAAATATTCCTTTCATTACCTTAAATCTTTCGGGAGGAGCAGCGCTTTCTAGCAATGTAATACCTCTCAATGCAAATAAGAAACTGCTCAGGTCTTACTCTAAAATGGGAATGGGTCTTTCAAGTTCCATTTTGATTAGTGAGGCTTTTGGAGCTCCATGGTATGGAGGATCATTCTTCGTTCCGGAAAACGAAAGCGGCATATTGAAAGGAATCAGATCGGAGGTTGAATATTCGAACTTCGATCAGGTGAAGGTTTTTTCTATTGCAAACAAGAGTAAATGCGATACACACACTAACAAGCTGGATGCTTCAGGAATGATTCAAAAAGCAGGCCTCAGAGGAACCTACATTGGCAACCTTGGGACTATAGACTCCCATACTGGCGTTGGTCAAGACTTTGCTGTGATAGAACCGAAAAAACCCACCATTGTGGAAAATGTTCTCAATTTTCTTCAGGGTAAAGAAGCAAATCAGCATTTTAATCCATCTGACGATTCTACTTTTTCTTCAATTTGGAATATTCCTAGCACACCATCGATTATTGGCTCTTCTGAAAGCGTGTTTAGAACAATAGTCTACAATTCCCTCAATCATAATGCAGGTCCAATTGGGCTCCATATGGGCGGGTTTGACTATCATGATGGAACTCGAAGTACTGGTGATGGAAGAGATTTCGTGGCCGGGGTCTTGTTGGGAAAAATCATTAAGTCAGCACTAAAAATGGGTCCTGCTTTTATAAGTGTCACAACAGATGGAGGGAATATCAGCAAAGAAGATGAACGAGGCGGAACACCATGGATAGCAGATAACTGCAATAACTCAACCCAACTTTTTTTCATTGTCGATCCATCCAAATCGTATTCTTACAAAAATTATTTTATTGGTGCATTCGATGAAAACCAAACTGTTGACGATAGTTCCATTGCTGCAAATTCAACTGAAAAGGCAGCTGCCATAGTTGTATGTAATTATATGAAGTTCAATGGAAATAAAGATTGTTCTTCTGTAATTGGCAATACATTAACCAAGGAAGAAATTGTTCAAAGTACGATTTTAGAAGCTATATTTAAATAAAACATAGCTAATCAACTTAAACAAAAGAGCCTCTTAAACAATTAATCACCTTCGGAGCGAGCAGTTATTCTGAAACCAAGAAAAATATTTCCTTAAAAAAGAAATATTTTTTTCTATTTATAAAAATGAATTTACCTCAGAGAGACGATTAAATTGGCTTTAAGAAAGTCAATTTATCTCAGATTTATCTCTGACAAGCGTCTCATCTTTTAGCGATCTCATAATGAGCCAAGCCCTTGGTCTAAAGGTCCTTCCAAAGATACCGATTTTAGTGAGATGAAATTTAGTCTCGCCATCCTTACTGCTATTACTGCTTCTTTAAGTTTGAGTGGTTGCACGCCAAATGAAGTCTCTTGGTCTTCTAATAATTACGACCAAATGAAGTACCTTTTTTCTGCAGAAAATAAAACTAGCTCCGAGAGTCTGTATCTATCTGGTAATAATTTTGAACTCAGCTATTTAAGTACTGATACTATCGGAATTGATACCAAATTGAAGTTGAATATTTTGGTGGAGGGATCTCAAACCTCTCCAACAACCAGCTTTCAAGTGAATGATATTTTCGAAAATTTAAATACAGAAATGGTCCTAAAAGCTTCAAGCAATAAACTGGTATTGCCATTTAAAATCAAATCGCAACTTCCCTATGCTGAATCATTTAAAATTAATATAACGCTCTCGGATGAAAACGATAGCATCCAGTTCTCACCGAGCCCTATAGAAATTAAAATAACGAACGATAATTATCCCCAAACACCCGTGGTTTTTTCCCCTTCGAGTGGCTCTTATTTCCGCGATCATATTACCATCAAGGGATCTTGTTCAGGAAATAATGACATTAAGGTTTCAGCAAGCTTCTCGGCTGCAAATTTAGATAACCCAGCACTTTCTATTCAAGACTCTTTTACTTGCAGCAAAGAGGAATTTTTAATCCCCATGGACTTAACTAGTTTGGCCGATGGTCTTGTCTATTTGAGTGTCTCTCAAGAAAGCTTTTATTCGAACAAAGCTCCGCCATTTTTCTTTACCTTACAAAAAGATACACAAAACCCCTTTGATCTCTCCCTGATTATCAATAACAATTCAAAATATACCGGAAGTAACAAAGTGGACCTCGCCTTATCAGCAAAAAATGCAGATTATATGTACCTCTCCAACGATCCTAGCTGCCTTGCCGGCGGCAGTTGGCAGGCCTATTCGACTTTTGTAACTCAGTGGGAAATTTTCTCTTCAACTGGGCCTATTCCGGCTTCAGGGACAAGTCTTTTCGTTTCAGTCAAATTTAAAGATAATGCTGGAAATGAATCAGCCTGCATCTCAAGCTCCATCAAATTTAATTTCTTGGCTCCATCCACACCCCTTCCAAGTAATTTTTACACCGATCAATTTTTGGCAGAAATATTTTCAGCGCCTCTTAATTTTAATGGGACAGCCACCTTTTTTGCCAGCGCAGAAGATTTATCATCAACGAATAAATTTACTATTTCTGTTTGGGTAAAACCGACTTCAGACAGTGGATTCTATACCCATATTTCCCATCTCTTCTGGGAGGGAAACCACGAAGGAAATGGTTTTGGCTATACCTTAGCAACCCCGCGCCAGGAAATGAGCTTATCTATTGGTAATGTTTGTTTACTTGGACAAGCCTTCCCTTGTTCTCCCCTACAAACAACTGACTACACCTACAAAACTGTCTTGGCATTTCATATGGGAGATGTTTTAAAATCAGAGAGCCCAGATGTGCTAAATGTAGTCGTCCCCTTTGATGTAAGTTTATCCCAACCCCAAATGATCACTGTAACCGTGGATCTGGATGCGACCCCTCCCAAAGCAGAGATTTATAAAGATGGCATATTCATGGGCTCCGACACCGGTGGGCTTGTTCGATTACAACGCAACAAATGGGACACTCCTCTCCGTTTTGGCAAATCGGGAAAATCAGATAGATATTTTAAGGGCGATATTTTTAGTACTTTGGTTTATTCCAAGGTCATGACCTCTTCGGACATCAAACAACTCTGCTGGGAGAAACAAGATCTTTACGGAAATGTTTGTAACTAGTTCACGTCATCAATCTCCTAATTCCAAGTATTTTTTTCAGAGCATTTTTTACTGTCTAAACCTTAACAGCTGCAAAGATTCTGAAGTCTGGTAAACCCTTTCTACTTTAAGAAAAACAACAACCCACAACCTAAACACATTTATTTATTTTAATCACATTTATTTGTTACAGGTTGTCTAACGAAAGGACTTTATGAATACTTTATTTAAATCACTTTTAGCACTTGTTGCTATTTCGACACTTGCCAAAGCAGATTATCTTGGCAGATTCGATATGACTTACGATAATTACAAAAGAATCACTCTTAGCGAATGCGAGGGCTTTGCCACGGTTTCAGCACAACGTAACACTTTAACTCTTAGCGTTTTTGGAAATAACAATTGCTCACGAGTGGTTGTCAATGGTCAAACTTTTACTTCTGAAGAAAATTACGCAGGAGATAGAAGCGCTAGAATTAATATTAACTTGGTATCAGGCTACAATACAACAAATGTAGAAATCACATCAAAGTCAGGAAAAACAAAAGACACCATGACTCTTGTGAAAAACAATAGTCACCATACTCCTGTATTAACAGATGAGGACTGGGTTTACCTTCCTCGTTGTGGCGGATCAGCTAAATTTGACGTTCAAAATGGGCAGGCTAATTTAAAACTCAAAGGTATATCAACTTATACCTGTGACTCTATAACTATTAGCGCCAATGGTGAATCAAGAACTTACAATTTAAATAGTTCAAATTCTAGCTTTACTGTACCAAGATCGATGATTGACTATGGATCAAATAGTGTACGAGTTAAACTTTCTAGCTCTGGTTATGCCGTAGAAACTGTTGTCTTAAAATTCAGAGCTTACTAAAGGTTTTTAAAGCTTACTAAATATTTCCATATTGAAGAAATTTAGCCAAAGACCTCTATGAATTTAGGGGTCTTTGGCAGAGTTCTCAAAATGAGAATATTCGGATATTAACTCTCGAGTCTGTTTTTTCTTAATACCGTTACATAAATGACTAAAAGGATATGGGCCATCACAAAGCCAGCGACATATTCGACCCCACCTGCTCCAAAACCGTAGGAATGAAGTCCTGCCCCCAAAACAAAATTCACTCCGTACCAGGCCATAATGACCAAAGAAAAAGTAATTACGCCACTGACGACCATTCCAAAATCCTTGATCCATCCAACCAATCTTGCATGGAGTACGAGAATATAACCCAATAAAGCAATCAGAGCCCAGGTTTCCTTAGGATCCCAACCCCAAAATCGCCCCCAAGAATAATCGGCCCAAATGCCTCCTAAAATAATTCCTGGAGCTAAAAAAACAACTCCAATTTGTATGGCTTTGTATGTGGCCATCACTATGGCTTTAATTTTATCATGATTTTTCTTTTCACCTTTCAAAAAATAAATCAATCCTATATCCCCCAAAGCAAAAGCTAAGAAAAAAGCAGAATAGCTAATGGTGATGGTCATCACATGAATGGTCAGCCAATAATTACTTCTTAAGACTGGCTCTAATGGCTGCAGCGCTGGATCTAAAACAACTGGGGTTGAATCCGCAATAATCATTCCAAAACCAGCAACAATGGAGCCAGCGAGCAAGGTAAATTTAAATTTGTAGATCTTTTCTAAAATCCCAGCGAATAAAAGACTTCCCCAAGAAACCCAAACAACGGTTTCATACATGTTCGTAACAGGAGCTCTTCCCATCAGGTAAGATCTTAATCCAAATCCATATATATGCAGAAAAAAACCACAGCCTAAAACAAGCCAGGCTAGGGTCATTGCCCTTTCATTACTGGTAATCCAAGAGAACAAAACCAAAAGGGCTCCTATGATATAAAATATATAGGCCCATCGAAAAGGATGAAATAAATTATAATGAATTTCAGCATCAATGCGAAACGGATCAGGATAAAGGGTCGGATTATTTTGTTTTGCGATCTCTTTGAACTTTGCTACTTGAGTATCTAATTTTATTTTTTTAACCTCTAAAGAATCCGTGCCTTCTGTGTTATTGGAAACCCCATAAGAAATCACCGAAATAAAGGCTTTACTTAATTCTAAAAACTGAGCCTGCAACTCGCCGTCAAGTTGGGACACCGGAAGCCAATCCTTACCTTCTTTAGGTGGAACCATTTTGATCATCCGACCAGAGGCGATTTCACTAAAAATAAAAAACTGATTCTCTAATCTTTGGAGCGCCTGAAAATAGGGATTTAATTTTTCTTTTGATTCCCGTTTGATATTTAGATCGGCCCTTAAATCATTAAATTTGGCATTTGAAAAAAGTTCATCTCCTTTGAAGTATCTTTTTGTCAAATCCATTCCCAGATTTTTTAGAACTTCATGATTTCGAACTTCAAATAGCTCTTTCGAAGCCCAAGCCTGAGGAGCCAACATCCATGTAAGGATTATCTCGTAAGCATCCCGACCTTCATATTTTTGCTTACCATAAACAAGCTCCAGCATTTCTCTGGCAAAGCTATCAAAAGGTTTCAGGCGTCCATCCGACTGTACAGGCAAGGCTCTTAGCGCTTCGCCATCTTTCAAAGCCAGAGCTTGCGAAAATGAAGTTAATATAAAAACGAAGAGAACTAGTAATCTGATCTGACTCATTTTGAAGCTCCTTTTTTTTGGCCAATACCCATTTTCTTAAAATAGAAAAGCAAAACTATACCGAGGGTCATAATCAACGAGCCCAAATATTTTAACCATCTCCCAGGATCTTTGTTAATTGAAAATATAGAAGCAACGGGCTTCCCCATAGGACCATCTTGAAAGCTCGCCTGGTAAATAGTTAATCCCATATGCTTCAAAGGTTCATTCATTGAAATTTCAAAATCACCCTTCCCTGGAATCACCACATGGGATTTATAGGCCATGGCTCTAGAGGTCCCTTCATATTTATCAACAACAAAATTATCTAATTGAAGATTAAACCCAATATCCAATCTTCTATTAGCATAGGTTAAAAAATAAACGGCTGTATCTGAAAAAAACTTCATCGTGTCATTTAACAGTATCCATTGGCTCTTCCCTTGATACTCTACCTGAAGAGCTTCGGTGGTCAAAGGCGTCGGGAAATCTTTTTTTTCAATTTTCCAATTCTCTTCAGCTTGAGGAAAATATCTTAAAATTCGCAATTCTAATCCCATCCAACCTGTGGGAACTGACTTTCCTTCTTCAATGAAGCCTTCTTGTTTAGGATCTACTGATTCTTTAGCGTAAAACACATACTTAATCTTACCATTTTCTTCAGGTTTGAGATAAATTTCATTTTGACCTATTCCTGCATATGGCAAAGGACCCAAATGAACTTTTAAAGGGCCTAAATCCACCAAGGCTTTACTATGAGGGCTTCTTTGCACTAACCATTCTATAAAGTTAGCTTTTCCGTTTGAAATTTGAATACGAACACCTGCTCCCAATTTTTTATTTTCGGAAGCCGTAATTTCTTTGCTCGCTAAAGCATAGCGATAATAATCTTTTAATTTAATATTGACCTGTTCTGGCAAAATAACTTCTGGTTTTTCAGGTGTCGGCGGCTCACGAAAAAAATCCACTTCTTTTTCTAAAATTTTAGTATAGTTATTTCCGTCATAAGAGGAATACAAAATGAGATCCGTTTGCGGAAGCTGAATTAAACGCGCATCACCTCCAATTTCCACACGCATCGAACCGTCTATTCCTAATTTAGAAGTCATTAGCTGCCCCAACATGAGGGTTAAAATTCCAATATGTGCAAAAATAAAAGGTATATGACGAATTTTCCAAGGCCAACGATCCACCATAACCGCCGTTAAATTAATGGCAAAGACCGTCATGATAATATTCATATAAACCGAATCATAGACTAGTTTCTTCGCAGCTGTGGCATCAAATTTAGCTTCCACAAAAGTACCTACAGCCGTGATAATAGCGATCGAAGCTATGACTAATACCGCCAACTTAATGGAGGCAAGAAATTTTAATATTTTTTGAAAATTCATTGACAGATTTTCTCCCCCAAACTGGCGTGGTTACTATAATAAATCAAGTAGTTACTTTAATAAATCAAACTGGTAAATTATGAAAAACATATTCGATGGCTCTTGCTAGTTTTTCTTTTACGAGAGCAAAATTATCTATTGTTTTTTTACTCACCTCATCCATATACAATTTTCGATTCAATTCGACCTGAATAACTTGCTGACCTTTTTCAGGTCTTCCATAATGCTGAGAAAGGCGCCCTCCCTTGTAGGGCCAGTTATAGCCGACTTTAAAACCAGAAATGGCATAGGCAGCAATTACTAAATCTCGAAATTTTGAATGACAACTTTTTTGTTCACAGTCACTCACTACCACATCGGCCCGCAGCTCTCCAGGGTCTAAGTGCATTTTGGTTCCAAGAGATGGCATCGAATGCAAGTCCATTTGATAAATGGTATGAACGTTCAATTCCTTTCGAAGTTGATGATAACATCCTTCAACCTTTAAGTGAAAAGGATCATAAACAATTTTTCTTAAATCTTCATGAACTGATTTTTTCATAGGTGCGGGCAAAATTTTTTCATTTAAAGTCGTTACCGACCAATGAAAGCCTCGTTCGTGACCTTTGGCTAGGCTTGCTTCAACAACTGTTGATTGATCCACATCCTCTGGCAGCCGATTTAAATCAACGGCATAGCGATGCCATTCGGTGGTGATGTGTGGGATTTTTAATTTTTCCAATATTGGTAAATACAACCGATCCACATAGCGATCTACATCCCTCATCAAAATCTCTTCCGAAAGGTTTTGCAACCACTCCGCAGGGGCTGGGATTTTTTCACCCGAATGTGGGATAGTTACAAAAAAAGGTTTTTGACTCAACTCAACCTCCTTGAGACAATAACAACATCATGTCTGAGGAATTTAAAAAATCAAGAATATACACAAAGAAAGGGGACCAAGGCAAAACTTTTTTGGTCAGCGGATCCTGCGTTGAAAAATTCAACGTTCGTGTTGAAGCCTATGGAACCATTGATGAGCTAAATTCTCAATTAGGGCTTTTGCGCTTTCACTTAAAATCCCTACCAAAAACTTCAAATCTTCGATTTCCAGAGGGTCCAAAGCAACAGGATATACTTCTTGAGAAAATTCAAAATCATTTATTCTGCATTGGAAGTTTGTTAGCCTGTGAGGATCTACAAATTCAAAAAAACCTCCCC
The DNA window shown above is from Deltaproteobacteria bacterium and carries:
- a CDS encoding TAT-variant-translocated molybdopterin oxidoreductase, encoding MSENHIEETAKNSKKPVIETDNNYWLSLENYYQDPEMKKLAETEFLSSPLREDKEEPWARREFLKLMGASLALSAASCVRRPVQKIIPYSKQPEEITLGVPNYYTSAYYDGQEVLGVLVKTREGRPIKLEGLSSYPLNEGGTSVRAQASILSLYDPDRLTSPKKNLFNESRTNKDTISIKWEDADKAIVSELKKGEVVLLTGNEASPSTKALIKDFSEAFKVKHVSWEPLSYEDIKLGQAKCYKSSLVPFYRFDKAKMIVSVDADFLGTWLMPTVFTKQFSKTRKDLAKMSRLVTFDSNYSLTGANSDIRIRIKPSQQLQVVVALIHEILVVQEKSFYAGNAAGNAKVKNWISQFSSSEGSSSGSLTQGLAVEPALIKEIAKDLWDNKGESLVVAGGISAHSRQSLELQVAVNFLNSLLENEGKTILSKPAVLTTQSSYTEMLDLIQEMKAKKVKTMIIHRSNPAFALSEKSEFISALKNVGLVVYIGDKMDEMAQHSQIVLPENHALETWGDFEAVSGLYSIQQPTLRPMYDTQSFQLTLMNWAFQAKQGPKRIQEFETFYDYLRNFWKTELYPVLGKGKTFQGFWEEALQKGSLGEIEGKSSSRSFELEALSLVQKSSLQASSVESSSASYEMVFYPTVQIGDGLNSNISWLHELPDPITKIVWDNYVSVSLATAIKLNAKEGQILELNVQGEKMELPLHIQPGLHDEVLAVAIGYGRTHGGEVTNHVGKNTYQLAKFEKNAILLTGSRVEAKVTNKKYVLAQTQTHHSMEGRQIVVEATLKEYQEKKSHLIHKHPIWSIWSGHQYNGHKWGMAIDLNSCTGCSACMVACQSENNIPVVGKKYVIEGREMHWIRIDRYFTGTPENAEVVFQPVMCQHCDNAPCETVCPVLATVHSSEGLNEMVYNRCVGTRYCSNNCPYKVRRFNWFAWTKKIEKPLHLALNPDVTVRVRGVMEKCTFCVQRIKEGKNKAKLEKRVLKDGEIKTACQTSCPTKAIVFGDMNNPESQVSKLFKNDRSYALLEEWHAAPSVRYMAKIRNNGKDAKVLNKTKPESDKGGHV
- a CDS encoding cytochrome c3 family protein encodes the protein MFSKKAVFPRAIKGWKKPLILFICTSVIFILTLSGCKFQPSLGYNKGYSPEQPIPFSHELHVGKHGMQCQYCHNQVERSKHANIPSLQTCMNCHLQVKTDSPFIQKLRDAYDNGKSIEWVKVHMLPDHVQFNHSAHLSKGVNCQTCHGPIETMSRVAQHADLSMGWCVNCHRQPENKASLNCTTCHH
- the ccsA gene encoding cytochrome c biogenesis protein CcsA produces the protein MSQIRLLVLFVFILTSFSQALALKDGEALRALPVQSDGRLKPFDSFAREMLELVYGKQKYEGRDAYEIILTWMLAPQAWASKELFEVRNHEVLKNLGMDLTKRYFKGDELFSNAKFNDLRADLNIKRESKEKLNPYFQALQRLENQFFIFSEIASGRMIKMVPPKEGKDWLPVSQLDGELQAQFLELSKAFISVISYGVSNNTEGTDSLEVKKIKLDTQVAKFKEIAKQNNPTLYPDPFRIDAEIHYNLFHPFRWAYIFYIIGALLVLFSWITSNERAMTLAWLVLGCGFFLHIYGFGLRSYLMGRAPVTNMYETVVWVSWGSLLFAGILEKIYKFKFTLLAGSIVAGFGMIIADSTPVVLDPALQPLEPVLRSNYWLTIHVMTITISYSAFFLAFALGDIGLIYFLKGEKKNHDKIKAIVMATYKAIQIGVVFLAPGIILGGIWADYSWGRFWGWDPKETWALIALLGYILVLHARLVGWIKDFGMVVSGVITFSLVIMAWYGVNFVLGAGLHSYGFGAGGVEYVAGFVMAHILLVIYVTVLRKNRLES
- a CDS encoding cytochrome c biogenesis protein ResB — protein: MNFQKILKFLASIKLAVLVIASIAIITAVGTFVEAKFDATAAKKLVYDSVYMNIIMTVFAINLTAVMVDRWPWKIRHIPFIFAHIGILTLMLGQLMTSKLGIDGSMRVEIGGDARLIQLPQTDLILYSSYDGNNYTKILEKEVDFFREPPTPEKPEVILPEQVNIKLKDYYRYALASKEITASENKKLGAGVRIQISNGKANFIEWLVQRSPHSKALVDLGPLKVHLGPLPYAGIGQNEIYLKPEENGKIKYVFYAKESVDPKQEGFIEEGKSVPTGWMGLELRILRYFPQAEENWKIEKKDFPTPLTTEALQVEYQGKSQWILLNDTMKFFSDTAVYFLTYANRRLDIGFNLQLDNFVVDKYEGTSRAMAYKSHVVIPGKGDFEISMNEPLKHMGLTIYQASFQDGPMGKPVASIFSINKDPGRWLKYLGSLIMTLGIVLLFYFKKMGIGQKKGASK